One stretch of Miscanthus floridulus cultivar M001 chromosome 18, ASM1932011v1, whole genome shotgun sequence DNA includes these proteins:
- the LOC136520594 gene encoding palmitoyl-acyl carrier protein thioesterase, chloroplastic-like has protein sequence MAASIAASSFLPGSPAPAAPKNGLGERPENLDVRGVAAKPGASSNAVRAGKTRAHAAVPKVNSGGKSAVADGEHETVPSSSVPRTFYNQLPDWSMLLAAITTIFLAAEKQWTMLDWKPRRPDMLTDTFGFGRIIHDGLMFRQNFSIRSYEIGADRMASIETLMNHLQETALNHVKTAGLLGDGFGSTPEMSKRNLFWVVSQMQAIVERYPCWGNTVEVDTWVSANGKNGMRRDWHIRDSITGHTILKATSKWVMMNKLTRKLARIPDEVRTEIEPYFFEHSAIVDEDNLKLPKLPDGQSTSAAKYVRTGLTPRWADLDINQHVNNVKYIAWILESAPISILENHELASIVLDYKRECGRDSVLQSHTSVHTDCNSESGETTLHCEHVLSLESGPTMVKARTMWRPKRTKAQETVVLSSF, from the exons ATGGCCGCCTCCATCGCGGCCTCGTCCTTCCTTCCAGGGTCGCCGGCGCCGGCCGCTCCTAAGAACGGCCTTGGGGAGCGCCCAGAGAACCTGGACGTCCGCGGCGTGGCGGCGAAGCCGGGAGCCTCCTCGAATGCCGTGAGGGCGGGCAAGACGCGCGCCCACGCTGCCGTCCCCAAGGTGAACAGTGGGGGCAAGTCTGCGGTGGCGGATGGGGAGCACGAGACCGTACCTTCTTCCTCGGTGCCGAGGACTTTCTACAACCAGCTTCCCGACTGGAGCATGCTCCTTGCGGCCATCACGACCATCTTCTTGGCCGCCGAGAAGCAGTGGACGATGCTTGACTGGAAGCCCAGGCGGCCTGACATGCTCACTGACACCTTTGGGTTTGGCCGGATCATACATGATGGGCTCATGTTCAGGCAGAACTTCTCCATTAGGTCCTATGAGATAGGGGCGGATAGGATGGCATCTATAGAGACATTGATGAACCATTTGCAG GAAACGGCACTTAATCATGTGAAGACCGCTGGGCTGCTAGGTGATGGATTTGGCTCCACACCAGAGATGAGTAAAAGAAACTTGTTCTGGGTGGTTAGCCAAATGCAGGCCATCGTCGAGCGTTATCCATGCTG GGGTAATACTGTTGAAGTAGATACATGGGTTAGTGCTAATGGTAAAAATGGAATGCGTAGGGATTGGCATATACGTGATTCTATAACAGGCCACACGATACTGAAGGCAACAAG TAAATGGGTTATGATGAACAAACTTACTAGGAAGCTTGCAAGAATTCCAGATGAAGTGCGGACTGAAATAGAGCCATACTTTTTTGAGCATTCTGCTATTGTTGATGAAGACAACCTCAAGCTTCCAAAACTGCCAGATGGTCAAAGCACTTCTGCAGCTAAATATGTGAGGACAGGGCTGACT CCTCGGTGGGCTGATCTTGATATAAATCAGCATGTCAATAATGTTAAATACATTGCGTGGATTCTTGAG AGTGCACCGATCTCTATTCTTGAGAATCATGAACTGGCGAGTATTGTGCTGGATTACAAAAGGGAGTGTGGCCGGGATAGTGTGCTGCAGTCACACACCTCTGTGCACACGGATTGCAACAGTGAGTCTGGAGAAACAACCTTGCACTGTGAGCATGTGCTGAGCCTTGAATCAGGTCCGACCATGGTGAAGGCCCGGACCATGTGGAGGCCTAAGCGAACCAAGGCCCAAGAAACAGTGGTTCTGTCTTCATTTTGA